In one window of Erythrolamprus reginae isolate rEryReg1 chromosome 1, rEryReg1.hap1, whole genome shotgun sequence DNA:
- the LOC139165429 gene encoding olfactory receptor 5F1-like, with translation MGNNTQVTEFILTGLTEDSKLQLILFGAFSAVYTLTVVGNLSMIILIRISPSLHTPMYFFLTSLSLLDICYSSCVTPKFLSNLLKEKKIISYEGCLTQLYFYALFATTECYILAVMAYDRYVAICSPLLYMMIMSQRKYVQLLTISCIAGIINTTIHTMAATRLSFCGPNLIKSFYCEGPPLFALSCSDVSLNYLLIFVFVGFNLFTTSFIVLTSYAYILVTILTLLFWLKLHSAASQRKAFSTCTSHLTVVTIFYGCFIFMYMRPGSRQNLLLDQIASVFYVVVTPMLNPLIYSMRNQEVRGAFRNILERKFHVQQTSGKCRGSGKVKNGPTRSPEIRPFLISGVPLEPPGETIFTILEAQEKPLELGKVKNGSTRSTDGSIGSTEIGPFPAS, from the exons ATGGGAAATAACACACAGGTGACAGAGTTCATACTCACTGGATTAACAGAGGACTCAAAGTTGCAGCTAATCCTCTTTGGGGCATTTTCTGCTGTTTATACCCTAACCGTGGTAGGAAATCTAAGCATGATTATCTTAATCAGGATCAGTCCATCTCTCCACACACCAATGTACTTTTTCCTTACCAGCTTATCTCTTTTGGATATTTGTTATTCATCATGTGTCACTCCAAAATTCCTATccaatcttttaaaagaaaagaagattatTTCCTATGAGGGTTGTTTAACTCAGCTTTACTTTTATGCCCTTTTTGCGACCACAGAATGTTATATCCTAGCTGTGATGGCTTATGATCGCTATGTGGCAATCTGCAGTCCTCTACTCTACATGATGATAATGTCCCAAAGGAAGTATGTTCAGCTATTAACAATTTCCTGCATTGCTGGGATTATTAATACTACCATTCACACAATGGCTGCAACTAGACTGTCCTTCTGTGGCCCAAATCTCATTAAGAGTTTTTATTGTGAGGGTCCTCCACTTTTTGCTCTTTCCTGCTCAGATGTCAGTCTCAATTATCTCTTGATATTTGTATTTGTTGGTTTCAATTTATTTACAACAAGCTTCATTGTACTCACTTCCTACGCTTATATCCTGGTCAccattttaaccctgctgttct ggttaaaACTCCATTCTGCTGCAAGCCAAAGGAAAGCCTTCTCCACTTGTACATCTCACCTCACGGTCGTCACCATTTTCtatggatgttttatttttatgtacatgCGACCAGGCTCTAGACAGAATCTTCTCCTAGACCAAATAGCCTCAGTGTTCTATGTAGTTGTGACCCCCATGCTCAACCCATTAATCTACAGCATGAGGAACCAGGAGGTAAGAGGCGCCTTCAGAAATATCCTAGAAAGGAAATTTCATGTTCAACAAACATCAG gtaaatgcagaggctctgggaaagtgaaaaatggccctaccagaagtccagaaataAGGCCATTTCTGATCTCAGGGGTGCCTCTGGAGCCCCCGGGGGAAACCATTTTCACCATTCTGGAGGCTcaagaaaagcctctggagcttgggaaggtgaaaaatgggtctaccagAAGTACAGATGGTTCTATTGGAAGTACAGAAataggcccatttccagcctcctga